DNA sequence from the Pirellulales bacterium genome:
AATTCATCGGCGATCTTGTCGGCGCGCTCAGCAATCGCGCCGGGCAATAGCACGACAGGATTGATGCTCGACAACTCCAAATAAATCGGTTTGCCAGCCACATCGGCTGCTGCCTTTAGCGCTAATCCCGCAGCCCGACTGCCCGTGTAGCCGGTGGCCCCGGTGCGACTGTCGGAAACCAATCGCAAGCCGTCGTCGTGGCTGGTGCGGTAGATCAATTGCACCATGCCGGCCGGCAGGCCAGTCTGCTCGGCAGCCGATTGAGCAATCTCCGCAAACAGTCGCGTCGTGCCGGGATGCGAAGTGTTGGCTTTGGCGATCACTGGATTACCTGCCGCGATGGCGGCGGCGAAATCACCGCCAGCGATGCTATTGAAAGCGAAAGGAAAATTGTTCGGTCCAAAGACCCAAACCGGTCCAATGGGCGCCAGCATACTGCGGATGTTGAGCTTCGTGTCAATCGTCGGCAAAGCCCAAGAGCCTTCGCGCGCCGCGGCAGCCGCAAGGCGTAACTGATTGCTTGTGCGAGGCAACTCGACATCTTTCAGGCGTGGCGCGGCAGGAAGACCAGTTTCCGCATGAGCGATGGCAACCAATTCGTCGGCTCGACGCTCGATGCCGGCGGCATAGGCATCCAGAAATACTGCCAGCGGCTCGGGGCCGTGCGGCCGCGAATTTTCCAGTGCGACCGTGGCTGCATCGAGCGCAGCATCGCAGTCCGACCATGTGCTTACCGGGAATTCGTCGGGCAGCGGTTCCGTGGTGGCTGGATTCTCCGCGCGAAACACCCCTGAAGATTGCGATTGCCGCCACTGGCCGGCAATAAGAATGGGAATTGGCATGCGGCCAGTGTACCGTTTTGATGCGACCCGATGAAGGGCCTCATTGGCAAAATGCTGGTCGCTAGAATCTGGATTTTAGGCGTTCGACCAGGATCGTCGAACCTGCGTCATTCATCCATCAGCTTACGTCAAACTCGTCTCACCCATAAATGGCACAGCGGTCAATCAGACTTGTGCGCAATAAAAAACTCTGCCCGGCACTTTCGCACCGGGCAGAGTTTTAATATTCAGTCAAGCATTCGTACCAACTTAGTTGGCACGGACGTACTTGCTGGCTTGGACGACGCGACGGGTACCAGGAATGGCAGCCGAAGGATCGGCCATTGGGGCCGGAGGCATCGGAGCGGCTTCACCGCTACCAGCAGCCGCCGGGGCCGGGGCCGCACCGCCGCAACCGCAAGCTGGCGCACAACCGCAGCTATTGCAGCAGTTGTTGCAGCTATTGCAGCTATTGCAGCAAGGCTTGCAGCACTTGTGGCAAGAGAACAGGTCGAGCAGCGAGCAGTGATGGCAGCACTTCTTGCAGCAGCAGCTATTGCAGCTATTGCAGCAGTTGTTGTTGCAGCCACAAGCTGGTTCGCAACCGCATGCCGGAGCGGCACTGCAGCCAGCAGCCGGAGCAGCAGCAGCACAAGCCGGTTCGCACGTGTTGCACGTATTGCAGCAGCTATTGCAGCAGCAAGACTTGTGGCAGCACGAGAACAAGCCCTTCAAACCGCAGAACAGGTCGCAACCGCAGCTTTTATGGCAGCAGTTGTCGCAGCACGTGTTGCAGCCACAGCCACTGTTGCAGCCGCAGGTGTTGTTGCAGCCGCAGGCATTGTTGCAGCCGCAATCGCATGCTGCTTGGCAGCCGCAGTTGTTGCAACCGCAATTGTTGCTGCACGACGAGCAGCAAGTCTTTTCACAACACGAAGGCTCGCAGCAACAGCTCGAGCCGCCGCCATACAGCATACGGTCGAGCAACTCGAACCCGTAGCTCTGGCCGGCCAAGCCCATGCTTAGCATGAGCGCTCCAAACACCAGTTTCAGTTTCATCGAGCAACATCTCCTTTACGAGTTGGATCGCGATCTTGCGCGCATCCCCGAAACGACTCTCTGTCCAACGCGGAGAAAGAATCGTTAACCTTCCTTGGGCTTGCATTTCGTCCGACCGGGCAAGGCGGGGCCGCTGCGGGAGCGGCAGTGCCAGGAGGGTTGAGATCGGAAAGCTGCAGCCTAGGTTGGCGGGTTTGAAAACCGCGTCCACACGGTGTATTGCGCCAGGTCCGTCGAGCCAATCCTTGGCCCGAAAAACCGAACCGGTTGCCTGACGCCCCTTGCACGTGCCGCGAAGGCCCGTTTCTTCCAGGGGGACAACTGACGTATCGGCCTGCCGAGTTTGCCCCCTTGAGCAGCCCGAAGTTTTTTTGGGCAAATAGCTTACGACGACCGTGGCGCAAACCTTAGCGCGGGCAGAAGATGGTAAAACCTTGCGGCTTATGCTGTCACATAAACGCCGATTTCGCTTTCGTGATCGCTACAACTTCCGGCTAGTCGCCGAGAATGCTACTGACAAGCCTGAAATGTTTGCGCAGTTTGTGGTATCGTAAAAGGCAGTATGTCGGGCTTAAGCGATTAGGGTTCCGGGTAATTCATGGCCGACGCCAAACGCTACGAAGTCGCCGAGCTGGCCGAGATCCCAGTAGCAACTTGCCCTTGTGGAACGGCTCGCCGGGCCTTTATCAATGGCGATTCGCCGCTGTCCTTTCACCTTACGGAAATATCCGCGAATGCGCAGCTCCGCTATCACCAACGGCATACCGCGTGTTACTGCATTTTATCCTGCGACCCCGACGCCAAAATGCAACTCGACGACGAGATGGTTTCGATCTACTCGGGACTGTGCATTTTGATACCCCTTGGTGTGCGCCATCGCGTCGTCGACAAAATGCACGCCCTGATCGTTTCCGTGCCAAAATTTGATCCCGCGGAAGAGCGGTTTGACTGAATGATGACGAATGCGGAGTGCGGAATGACCAGCGATGAGCGGAGCCGAAAGTTCGCATTTCTGGCGTTCCATCCTTCATGGTTCACGATCCATCGTTACTCCTCCCGCTTGCTCCAGACCACGCGGCAACTTATCCTTAACATTACCCCACCTGCCTAATCCGGATCGCCGGAACCCACCGGGAGTTTCTTTATGCATACCCGCGTTTGGCCAGCTTGGATTTTTGTCTCGTTCACTCTCGTCGTGGGATTTAGCACGAATTTGGCTTCGCTTCACGCGGCAGAACCGATGGATTGGTCAAACTGGCGCGGGCCGGAGCAAAACCGAATTTCGCGCGAGAAAGGACTCATTGAAAAGTGGAACCCTGACACTGGGGAAAACGTGTTGTGGAAGTCCGAGGAAGCTGCAGGCATTTCATCGCCCATCGTAATGAACGGCAAGGTTTATACTCAGGTACGCCACAAGCCCGACACCCGTGAAGAACAGGAAAAAGTCCTCTGTCTCGATGCTGAAACCGGCAAACAGCTTTGGGAAAGCTGCTGGAATGTCTATCTCTCGGATGTGCCAGCCGAGCGGGTGGGCTGGCCGGCGGTGGTAGGCGATCCAGAAACCGGCAACATCTACGCGCATGGCGTCAATGGCTATTTTGCCTGTCTCGATGGCGAAACCGGAAAGACTCTGTGGTCGCGCTCGTTGCATGAAGAGTTGGGCCTGCTTAGCACTTACGGCGGACGCACGCATCCGCCCATTGTCTTTGAAAACATGGTGATCGTCAGCGGCGTGGTGATCGGCTGGGGCGAAATGGCCCGGCCGGCACACCGGCAGATTGCAATGGATAAGGAAACCGGCGACATCCGCTGGTTCAACGGCACCAAGCCATCGCCGGAAGACACGATTTACAGCACTCCGGTGCTAACGGTGCTCGACGGCCAGGCGGCCATGGTGTTCGGATCGAGCGACGGCGCTGTCTGGGCGTTTCAGCCACGTACAGGTAAGCCAATTTGGAACTTCCGCATGTCGCGCCGCGGGCTCAATGTCTCGCCGACGGTCGTCGGCAATAGAATATATATGTCCCAGGCGGAGGAGAACCTCGACAATAAGACGATGGGGGCGCTGGTCTGCATCAATGGTGGTGGCAAGGGAGATATTACGGCAACGAACGAAGTTTGGCGGATTCCGGGCGTGATGGCGGGCAAGACTTCGCCGCTGGTGGTCGATGGGCGAATCTATTCGATCGACGATGCAGGCAGTTTATATATCGCCGATGCCGAAACTGGGAAGCCGATCGGCAATCGGCCAACCAAAGTGGTTGGCACAATCATTCGTGCTAGCCCATTATATGCCGACGGCAAAATCTACATTTGTTCGACCACCGCTTGGAACGTGCTCAAGCCAACCCCCGACGGCGTAAAGTCCATAAATCGGATGCGCTTTCCGGCAGGAAACGAGGTCAGCGGCTCGATGGCCGTCTCGCACGGCAAATTCTATCTACCGACGGGCGGTGCGCTGTATTGCTTGGGAAAGAAGGGCGTCAAGACACAGGCGACGGCGATTCCCGATCCGCCCAAAGAAGCTGCCAACGGCACGCAACCCGGTGATCAGGAAACAGCCTGGGTACAAGTCACGCCCTGCGAAGTGATCGTCAGACCGGGCGAAATGGTGCGGCTTGATGCGCAGGGATTCAATGCCCGCGGTCAGAAGCTGGCGACGGACCACGTTTCGCATTTCGATTTTGAACTGTCCGGCCCAGGCAAACTCAACGTCTCCAGTGACGCCCAACGCGGGCTGTCGGTCGAGTTTATCGCGCCTCCGGGATCACAACCCACGATTGCGACCATCGTCGCCAAGGCCGGTGAAGTGAAAGGTCTGGCACGCATTCGCGTCGTGTCACCATTGCCCTGGAAGTTCGACTTCAACGACATCGAACTTGCCAAGAATCCCGCCGGCAAATTGGAAGGCGAAGTACCGATCGTTTGGGTCGGCGCGCGGCATCGCCATAAAGTGCGCCTGCTCGACGGCGAAAAGGTAATGGTTAAAGTCACGACCATTCCCAAAGGCACTCGCAGTCAGTGCTGGATGGGGCAGGACGACCTGCACGATTATACGATTCAGGCCGACTTGCGCGGTCAAAATAATCGCGGAGAACTGCCGGATATGGGCCTGATCGCGCAGCGCTACACGATTGACCTGATGGGCGCCAACCAGGAATTGCAAATTCGATCGTGGCCGCCGCAAGTTGCTACTCGCTTTTCCAAGACGATTCCGTTTTCCTGGAAAGGAGATACTTGGTACACGATGAAGTTCCGTGCTGAAGCCAAGGACGGAAAAGCCGTGCTGCACGGAAAAGTTTGGTCGCGCGGCGAGAATGAGCCGGAAAAATGGACGATCGAAGCGACCGACGACGTGGCCAATCTGCAAGGCAGCCCCGGGCTGTTCGGCAACGCCACAAATGCGGAAATCTACATCGACAATCTCAGCGTGACGCCCAACGAAACGGCGTCGGCGAAGTAAAATTGTACTGCAGGAGTTGAAGAATGATTCGTTCTTTGTTCGTGGTGGCGGCTTTCATTGCTCCGACTGTCGCGGAGGCGACCAAAGTTGCCAGCGCAGCCACTTCGAGCGACAGCCCCCAGATAAACCTCGGCAAGCAGCCGGCCGAAGCAAAGGGCTTGCTTTCCGGCGTGCCGGGCTACAAAAAGTACGCCTCCGAAGTGGTCGGAATTGGCGAAAACGATTGGGGCCAATGGGGTGGCTCGTCGCTGCGAAACAACGTGCCTCAAGCCGCCAATCTACCTGTCCAGTGGAATCCTGGCGCGATTGATTTCGACACTGGCGTTTGGAAGAAGGACACGGCAGAAAATATTAAATGGGCGGCGCCGCTCGGTTCGCAAAGCTACGGCAATCCGGTTGTCGCCAATGGAAAGGCATTCGTCGGCAGCAATAACGGGGCTGCCCATCTAAAGCGATATCCCGCCGAAGTCGATCTGGGCACATTGCTTTGTTTCGATGAAAAAACGGGCGAATTCCTTTGGCAAGACAGCAGCGAAAAGCTGCCTACGGGACGAGTTCACGATTGGCCGCTGCAGGGCATCTGCTGCGCGCCGTTCGTTGAGGGGGATCGGCTGTGGTATGTCACCAGTCGCGGCGAAGTGAAATGCCTCGACACCGAGGGCTTTTACGACTCCGAAAATGATGGCCCCGTGACGAACGAAAGGGAAACTGCCCTAACAAAGAAGCTCGACGCCGCTTGGGAAGAAAAGAAAGAAGCCGATGTCGTCTGGGTGCTCGACATGATGAAGCAGCTCGGCGTTTCGCAGCACAACATGTGTAGTTGCTCGATCACGGCCGCCGGCGACGTGTTGTTCATCAACACCTCCAACGGCGTCGACGAGGCACACATCAATTTGCCAGCGCCCAGTGCGCCGTCTTTCATCGCCGTCGAGAAGAAAACCGGCAAAGTTCTTTGGACCGATAACTCGCCTGGCAAGAATGTGCTACACGGCCAATGGTCGTCCCCTGCCTATGCGATCCTCGGTGGGGTTCCGCAGATTCTGTTTGGCGCCGGCGATGGCTATCTCTACAGCTTCGACCCGCGCGGCGACGGCAACGGCAAGACAAAAATTCTTTGGAAGTTCGATTGCAATCCCAAGAAATCGAAATATGTGCTCGGCGGCAGAGCCGATCGAAACCACCTGATCGGCACTCCCGTGGTCTACGATGGGCTGGTTTACATTGCCGTTGGCGAAGATCCCGAACACGGCGAAGGCGTTGGGCACTTGTGGTGCATCGATCCCAAGCATCGTGGCGACGCCAGCCCCGAACTGGTGTTCAACAGCAGCGACCCCAGCAAGCCGATTCCCCACAAGCGCAATCAGGCCTGCGTGGCCGCAGACGGCGATTTCACGCGAGCCAACCCCAATTCCGCCGCCGTCTGGCACTACGAAGGCCAAGACACTACGGGCGACGGCAAACTGGGCGAGTTCGAAGAGCAAATGCATCGCACCTGCGGCACGGCGGCTATTAAGGACGACATCCTTTACATCGCCGACTTCAGCGGTCTGATGCATTGCCTCGACGCCAAGACCGGAAAGCAGTATTGGACGCACGACATGTTGGCTGCTTGCTGGTCGTCTCCGCTCGTGGCCGATGGAAAGGTTTACATCGGCGATGAAGATGGTGAAGTCACAGTCTTTAAA
Encoded proteins:
- a CDS encoding cupin domain-containing protein — its product is MADAKRYEVAELAEIPVATCPCGTARRAFINGDSPLSFHLTEISANAQLRYHQRHTACYCILSCDPDAKMQLDDEMVSIYSGLCILIPLGVRHRVVDKMHALIVSVPKFDPAEERFD
- a CDS encoding PQQ-binding-like beta-propeller repeat protein, which encodes MIRSLFVVAAFIAPTVAEATKVASAATSSDSPQINLGKQPAEAKGLLSGVPGYKKYASEVVGIGENDWGQWGGSSLRNNVPQAANLPVQWNPGAIDFDTGVWKKDTAENIKWAAPLGSQSYGNPVVANGKAFVGSNNGAAHLKRYPAEVDLGTLLCFDEKTGEFLWQDSSEKLPTGRVHDWPLQGICCAPFVEGDRLWYVTSRGEVKCLDTEGFYDSENDGPVTNERETALTKKLDAAWEEKKEADVVWVLDMMKQLGVSQHNMCSCSITAAGDVLFINTSNGVDEAHINLPAPSAPSFIAVEKKTGKVLWTDNSPGKNVLHGQWSSPAYAILGGVPQILFGAGDGYLYSFDPRGDGNGKTKILWKFDCNPKKSKYVLGGRADRNHLIGTPVVYDGLVYIAVGEDPEHGEGVGHLWCIDPKHRGDASPELVFNSSDPSKPIPHKRNQACVAADGDFTRANPNSAAVWHYEGQDTTGDGKLGEFEEQMHRTCGTAAIKDDILYIADFSGLMHCLDAKTGKQYWTHDMLAACWSSPLVADGKVYIGDEDGEVTVFKHGKEKEIIAEINMGSSVYSTPIVANGVLFVSSKNLLFAIEAPQEK
- a CDS encoding PQQ-like beta-propeller repeat protein, with translation MHTRVWPAWIFVSFTLVVGFSTNLASLHAAEPMDWSNWRGPEQNRISREKGLIEKWNPDTGENVLWKSEEAAGISSPIVMNGKVYTQVRHKPDTREEQEKVLCLDAETGKQLWESCWNVYLSDVPAERVGWPAVVGDPETGNIYAHGVNGYFACLDGETGKTLWSRSLHEELGLLSTYGGRTHPPIVFENMVIVSGVVIGWGEMARPAHRQIAMDKETGDIRWFNGTKPSPEDTIYSTPVLTVLDGQAAMVFGSSDGAVWAFQPRTGKPIWNFRMSRRGLNVSPTVVGNRIYMSQAEENLDNKTMGALVCINGGGKGDITATNEVWRIPGVMAGKTSPLVVDGRIYSIDDAGSLYIADAETGKPIGNRPTKVVGTIIRASPLYADGKIYICSTTAWNVLKPTPDGVKSINRMRFPAGNEVSGSMAVSHGKFYLPTGGALYCLGKKGVKTQATAIPDPPKEAANGTQPGDQETAWVQVTPCEVIVRPGEMVRLDAQGFNARGQKLATDHVSHFDFELSGPGKLNVSSDAQRGLSVEFIAPPGSQPTIATIVAKAGEVKGLARIRVVSPLPWKFDFNDIELAKNPAGKLEGEVPIVWVGARHRHKVRLLDGEKVMVKVTTIPKGTRSQCWMGQDDLHDYTIQADLRGQNNRGELPDMGLIAQRYTIDLMGANQELQIRSWPPQVATRFSKTIPFSWKGDTWYTMKFRAEAKDGKAVLHGKVWSRGENEPEKWTIEATDDVANLQGSPGLFGNATNAEIYIDNLSVTPNETASAK
- a CDS encoding aldehyde dehydrogenase (NADP(+)), yielding MPIPILIAGQWRQSQSSGVFRAENPATTEPLPDEFPVSTWSDCDAALDAATVALENSRPHGPEPLAVFLDAYAAGIERRADELVAIAHAETGLPAAPRLKDVELPRTSNQLRLAAAAAREGSWALPTIDTKLNIRSMLAPIGPVWVFGPNNFPFAFNSIAGGDFAAAIAAGNPVIAKANTSHPGTTRLFAEIAQSAAEQTGLPAGMVQLIYRTSHDDGLRLVSDSRTGATGYTGSRAAGLALKAAADVAGKPIYLELSSINPVVLLPGAIAERADKIADEFSTSCLMGVGQFCTNPGLVLLLDGLETDKFIANVAKRFQAAPVGTLLSGRAAKSLGNSISKLQSAGAQVVAGATSGGGRGYSYANTLLRVPASKFRVNAEALQAEAFGNESLIVVADGVEELVAALDQLEGNLTGCIYSATNGEDDSIYSQIEPYLRQRVGRLLNDKMPTGVAVSTAMNHGGPYPATGHPGFTAVGIPASMRRFAALHCYDNVRPIRLPPLLRDKSPSGKAWRLIDGSWTTGNIPS